The Pirellulales bacterium genomic sequence CACGGCATGATCGTGGTGGGCGTGCCCTATTCCGAGCCGGGACTATCGAACATGAACGAGATCACCGGCGGCACCCCTTATGGCGCCACCACGCTCGCCGGCGCCGATGGCAGCCGCCAGCCGAGCGAGAACGAACTAAGCATCGCGCGGTTTCAGGGCCGGCACGTTGCCGAGATCACCAAGCGGCTAGTGGGCTGAACCGTTACAGTTTGGCCATTTCGCCCAACAGCGCCAGCGCCTGCGCGCGGATCTTTGGTTCGGCGTCGACGGCCAGAAAGCTGGACCGCGCACGCCACGTTTCGTAACCCCCCAGCGCGTGATGCTCCGGCGTCGGCAAATAGCCCGCGTAGTCGTTGGCCAACGAAATGACGAAGGTGGGCTTGAGCGGGCTTTCGGCCTTGATGGCCAGTCCGGTCTCGACAAACACCTCGCACGGGATGGCGGCGATGCCCAGTTCGCCAATCCGCAGCGCTTGCACCGGCAGGTCGATGGTCGGCGGCAGATCCTTCATGGCCACGGTTTCGCCGGCGTAAATTTCTTCCAGCGTGCCCAGTTGTTCGCCCTTGGCCTGCGACAAAATGAACTGGGCGCGCTTCACGTCGTCGGTGGTCGGCAGCCGGCGGCCGAGCGTCAGCCGCGCCTCGCGGCTATCGAGCGCGGCGTGGTCGTGGAACTGCACGCTTTGATAGGCCGCGGCCACTTTCTCGGCGGCGCGATCGGCCACCATCATCAGTTGTCCGTAGGGGGGCTGCTGCGGTCGCGCCTCGCGAAAATTGATGTTGTTAATATTGCCGCTCGTGCCATTGGACATGATGCCGACAAACGGCGGATCGCGATGCTCGGCGGCCAGTCGATGGCGGATGCGGTTGGCGAACGCGCCGTAGTAATCGGCCGAGACGTACGTGCCCGGCACGTCCCCCGCATAGTGCAGCGAGTAGTTGGCGAATAGCGCCAACGGTTGATCGTCGGTGCCCTTGAGCGCGATGAAAGAAATCTCCGGATCGGTCGGTCCTGCTGGCTCGACGAGGTTGGGGCTGCCGACCCCCGGGTTCATCTGCACCTGATCGGTCTGGCCGAACGGGTTGGGCGGTATGACCCCCGACTTCATCTTCCAGCGGCGGTTGAACACCTGATCCGCCAGTTCGGCGCGGCCCCAGCCGATCTTGGCCGGCGCCAGGTTGTTGACGGCGCGGGCGATGCCGTCCCCGATCCGCAGCGCCAGAAACTCCAAATACTCCTCCGACGGCTCGCTTTGAAACACCGGCGCGGCGGTCGGCGCGCTATGCGTGTGCGTGGCCGACACCAGGATGCGATCGAGCGGCATCCCGCACAGTTCGTGAGCATGGTGCTTGCCCGCTTCGATGACGGCGCCGGGGAGCATGCAGCTATCGCAAACGACCAGGGCCAGCCGATCGTCGCCGTCGTCAAGCACCAACGCGCGGGCGTGCAGTTCGTCGTGAATGTGGGTCGCCGCTCGGTCGTGCATGCCGCCGTTGAGCGACGTGCCGATCGGCGGGGTGATGTTGCTGGTGGCGGCGCCGGCGCGAAAGGTTTTCATAGCGGAAGACTTCTCGATGGGTGACGGAACCTTTCGACGCATCATAGCACCGCGGCCTGGAGACCACATTACCGCCGCGCCTAAGCTTATACCTTGAAGGCAGGATGGCCACTTTCGCCTATGACCGTGGTTGGCCACTTCTCAGCCAATATTGCAACTATTTCGCAGGCTCCGTGCAAAGTGTAATGATTGGGACTACAATGCCGGCGCGTGGCTCAAACTAAGTCAGGTCCAAATGGACCAATTTGCGGCCGGTGTGAACTATGCACCGATCCTGCGCACTAGCGTTCGTGTACGCCCTGTTGTGCCTAACGCTGCTCGCCGGAATTTGCCAGGCGGCGCCAACCGCGAAGCTCGAATTCATGGGCGACGCTTTGTCCGGCAACCGCAAGTGGTCGCTATTCATCGACCCCGACGAAACGCTGTATACCGGAGGAAGCCCGCTAGCCGTTGAAATCGCGGTGCTGGTCCAGTTCCCGCCAGTTTCAGCAACCACCGTCAACTCAACGATCTGGGACACTCCAAATCCCGGCAACAATCCCTTTGCCGGGACCATCACCAACGGACTTTGGAGCAGTACGGATGAAGGTGTGACCACACTCTTTGCTTCCTTTGGCAGCATCATTCTCCATGAGGGGGGGCCGGTGGAACTGCTCAGTTTCGAGACAGCCGCCGGCTTGTGGACAACGAAGTTGAGTTGGGGACAGGCCGCGTCTGGTAGCCCTGTCTATGGAGCGGTGATCTCGCAACTTGTCGGGCAAAACGCGGTGAGCTTCGCTGGCCAGACCGGTGTCGTCGGCCTGCCGGGCGATGCCAACTTCGATGGTTTCGTCAATGGCAGCGACTACACTATTTGGGCAGACAACTTTCAGCTCACCGGTCGGTCTTGGACCGATGCTGATTTCAATGGAGACGGAGTGACGGATGGCGCCGACTACACCCTATGGGCAGACAACTTTCAGCCGGTCGCAACGGCGGCGATTGCCGTGCCCGAGCCGGCCGCGCAATCGCTAGTGGCCGCGGGGTGTCTGGTCGCTTGCGTTCACGCGGTCAGCGCTCGGCGGCGGCGAAAGGCTCGTAGCGCCAGTCGCAGCGCCGTGTAAAGCGCCGCGCTACCGACCGAAGTGACTGCGATCCACGGCAGCACGGCGACTAGGGCGATGAGTCCCCCTTCGGCCGTCGATTTGAGCAGCGCGAGCGAACCCTCCAGCGCGCGACGAATACGAGTGGCGAACGTCGGCGCCTGCGGCGGCTGATAGTCGCGAATCTCTTGGATGGTGATCGAAACCGTCGTTAGCGACACCAGATCGGTGAGCACGCGCATGCGGCCTTGCATCCGTTCCAACTCCTCGCGCACGCGCGACAGCTCGCGCTCGATGGCGATCACGTCTTCCAACTTGCCCGGCCGCTCTTCGAGCAGCGTGAGCAGGCGTGCTTCTTCTTTGGTCTTGTTGCGAATCCGCGCTTCGACGTCGTAATACTCCTCACTGGCGTCTTGCGATGAGACGCCCGCGCTGACCAATTCGCCCATCCCCTTGGCGGCGTTGCAAAACTCTTCGAAGCGGGCGACCGGTATCCGAACCTTCCAGAACGCCTGGCGATTGGCGCCCGTCTCACCGCTTTGGCGCGAATCGGCGACATAGCCGTCGTGCTGCTTGACCAGATCGATCACGCGCTGCGGCACGCCAGTGAGGTTCTCGACGACTAGCTCGATGTTGGCGGAGTAGATGATTTTGCGAGCTAGGCCAGTGGCAGTGCTCGCCGCGCCGCCCCCAGTCATTCCGTCGCCGGGGATACCGCCGGTTTGTGACTCGTCGCGCGGAGCGGCCGCCGATTGCGGTGCGGCCTGATACGCCTCCTTGGAGGCCAGCGCCTCGCGCGTGGGTGGTTCGACATCGACCATTTGTTGGGAACAACCTGCCAGCGCGACTAGCGGCAACAGTAGCAGCACAAAACGACGATCCAGAAGATCACCAATGGGGTACATAAAACGGCGCTCCGCGAGAGTCGCGGCGTCCGCCATGGGCGCCGCTATGTGAGTTCGACGCGGCGAGCCGGGCGAAAGTTCCGCGGCGCGGAACCAAGGTAGCGATTGTTGGCGCCATGTCGCGGCCGGCTCGCTATCTATAAGATGGCGCCGGGCGAACAAATATTCCGCGGCGCTGTCACCATGGACTTGAATGAAATCGCCGACAAGCAGCCAGAGGCCGCCCGTTGGCAAGCGCGCGGGTTGGTGCTGTCGGCCGCCATCTTGTGGAGCACCAGCGGCCTGTTTGTGAAGGCGCCCTACTTTGCGGGCTGGCCGGGACCTGTGCTGGCGTTCTGGCGCGCGCTGTTCGCCTGCGTGGTGCTGTTGCCGCTGGTGCGCCAGGCGCGCTGGAGTTGGAAGCTGCTGCCGATGACCGCGCTGTTCGCGGGCATGAATTACGCGTACCTGTCGGCCATGGCCGAGGGTTCGGCGGCGAACGCCATTTGGCTGCAATGCACCGCGCCGGTGTGGGTGCTGCTGGTGGGAGTGTTCGTGTTTGGCGAGCGCGCCATTTGGCGCGATTGGCTGCTGGTGGCGTTTGTGGCGGCGGGTGTTGGCGTGATCTTGTTCTACGAGTCGCGTGGCGCCGATCTGGCGGCCTCGGGCTGGGGTTTGGCGTCCGGCTTCTTTTATGCCGGTGTGGTGCTGTCGCTGCGGCAGTTGCGGGCATTCCACCCGGTTTGGCTCTCGGCGCTCAATCATCTGGTCACCGTGGCCGTGCTCGCGCCGTGGGCGCTGAAGGGCGACCATGTTCCCAGCGGCATTCAATGGGCGCTACTGGCGGGGCTGGGCATCCTGCAGATGGGGTTGCCGTATGTGCTGTTCACTCAGGGGCTGCGGCGGATCGCCGGCCACGAGGCGACCGGCATCGGCATGTTGGAGCCGCTGTTGATTCCGCTCTGGGTCTATCTGGCCTGGGGGCAGCGCCCGGCCTGGTGGACCGTGCTGGGAGGCGGGCTGATCCTGGTTGGGCTCGCCATCCGCTACAGTCAGCCGGCGCCAGCGGCCGACGCCTTGCCCGACGAGCCGGCGCCGTTGTCCGCGTAAAGCCGATGGGGACACCGTCGCGCCTATATAAATGGACAGAATTCGTACCAAGCGGGGGCAATCGCGAGTTGCCTTTGCTAATCATTGGCGCGCAATATTGGCGCAAGTGCTTTTAATTGTGGATGTTACGGTCCAGTCGCTACGTGGCGAATAGGGCCGAATTGGGTTGACTGGCCGCTCATTCATCAATTAGGCTGCATGCGTTGTGCCGCCACAGGTTCTGGCGCAACGGTAGCGCATTCCAGGAGGGAACGCGCCGCACGACCAACCTACCCCCCCAACCTGCCACGCCTGCCTGAATAAAGTTGTCGATCCGTTGTCTTTGCGCCTCGTCGTGAAGCGACCGCGAGCAGCACGCCCCCCAGACGGCCAACTCGTGCCGCGACGACCGCGCCCTTCCCAACCCTGCCCACCGTGCGCGATTCGACTATGGAAGCCGGCGAAATATTGCTTTCGAAAGGTCTGCTGGACCAGCGCCAGCTTCAGATTGCGCGCGACTCGCAAGGCGCCGCGGCGCGCCTCGATCAGGCCGCGGTGCAACTGGGGTTTGTCACCGAGCAGCAGGCGCTGGAGGCCCTGGCCGACGCGCTGGGCTTTGAGTTTGTCGACCTGCGCACCTACGAAGTCAACTTGGAGCTGTTGACCAGCTTTCCGGCCAAGTTGATCCATCGTCACGCTATTTTCCCACTGCGCGCCGAGGGGGAGTCGCTGGTGGTCGCCACCAGTGATCCCTTCGATCTGTACGCCTTGGACGAAGCGGCTGCCGCCGCCGGCCAGAGCATCTTGCCCGCCTTGGCCGTGTCGGACGAGATCGCCAAGCTCGTCAAGACGCACCTGGGTCTGGCAGGCGAAACGATCGAAGGGCTGCTCGCGCAGCGGCTCGAACAGGGCCAGGTGGAGGTGCTGGAAGAGCTGGAGCTAGACGGCTCGGAAGAAGGCCAAGCCGCGCAAGAAGCGTCGGTGGTGCGGTTGGTGAACGAGATTCTGGTCGAGGCGGTGCAGGCGCGCGCCAGCGATATCCACATCGAGGCGCAGGCCGCCGGCATGAAGATTCGCTACCGCATCGACGGCGTGCTGCAAACGCAGCCCGCGCCGCCGGAGATCAATCATTTTCAAGCGTCGATCGTGAGTCGCTTGAAGATCATGGCGCACTTGAACATCGCCGAAAAACGGTTGCCGCAAGACGGGCGCATCAAGCTGAAGGTGGCCGGGCGCGAGGTGGACGTGCGCGTGTCGATCATCCCAATGCTGCACGGCGAGAGCATCGTCATGCGCGTGCTCGACAAGGATCGGATGTCGTTCAGCCTGCGCGGCATCGGCATGGATGAAGACATTTATTTGCAGTTCGCCGAGTTGATCAAACTGCCGCACGGCATTGTGCTGGTCACCGGCCCCACCGGCTCTGGCAAGACGACCACCCTCTATAGCGCCCTCAATGAGATCAAAAGCGAAGGCACCAAGATCATCACCACCGAGGACCCGGTTGAGTATCAACTGCCGGGCATCAATCAGATTCAGGTGCATACCAAAATCGGTCTGACGTTCGCCGCGTCGCTGCGCGGCATTTTGCGGCACGATCCCGACGTGGTGCTGGTGGGCGAAATCCGCGATTTGGAAACGGCCGAGAACGCCGTGCAGGCGTCGCTCACGGGGCATTTGGTGTTCAGCACGCTGCACACCAACGACGCGGCCGGCGCCTACATGCGACTGTCCGATATGGGAGTCGAGCCGTTTCTGGTCGCCAGCACCGTGGAAGGGGTGATGGCGCAGCGCCTGGTGCGCACGCTCTGCAAGCACTGCAAACAGCCGCAGACGATCGACGCCGATAGTCTGCCCGCCGATTTTCCTTGGGACGAATACCACCAGCGCGGCGAGCCGATCTTCGCCCCGGTGGGCTGCAAAGAGTGTCGCGGCACGGGCTATGCCGGCCGCGTGGGCCTGTATGAATTGCTGGTGACCAACGACGAAATTCGCTCTTTGGCCAACGAGCGGATCAGTTCGCAAAAACTCAAGGCCGCCGCCGTGCGCGGCGGTATGAAGACGTTACGCCAAAACGGCTGGCGCAAAGTGCTCGAGGGGCGCACCAGCGTCGACGAGACGATGCGCGTGGCCAAGGCCGATTGACCTGTTTCGCTTTTTCCAACGCGCCCCTGTGGCGCCGCTTCCGCATGCCAGAGTTTGCTTACATCGCCCGCAACGCCTCCGGCCAGGAGATCACTGGCGCCTTGACCGCGCAAAGCGAGCGCGAGGTGCTGGCGCATCTGGGAGAGCGCGCGCTGTTTCCGGTGAAGGTGACAGCGGGCAAGCCGGCCCGCGCGTGGACCGGCGGCAAGGCAAAGCGGGTCAAGCCGCAGATGCTGGCGATGACGCTGGCGCAAATGGGCGACTTGCTCGCCAGCGGCGTGCCGATGCTGCGCTCGCTCGACGTGTTGTCTAAGCAGGCGTCGAATCCGGTGCTCAAAGAGGTGTTGTCCGACGTGCGCGCGCAGGTGGCGGAAGGCGCCACGCTCGACGCGGCCTTGGCCCGTCATCCGCTGGTGTTCACCGAACTGACGGTGAGCATGGTGCGCGCCGGCGGCGAGGGCGGCTTCTTGGAGGATGTGCTCAAGCGCACGGCGGGCTTTATCGAGCAGCAAGAGGATCTCAAGGGGCGCGTGATTGGCGCAGCCACCTATCCCACGCTGCTGGCGATCGCCGGCTTCACGGCGACCACCGTGCTGATTGTGTTCTTCGTGCCCAAATTCGCCGAGATGTTCGATCGGCTCAAGCAACAGGGAGAATTGCCGTTGGCGACCACGCTGCTGCTGTCGCTGAGCGACCTGTTGCGAGCGTACGGCTTGTTTATCGTGGCGGCGCTGGTGGGCCTGGGCCTCTGGGCCCGCAAGCAGTTGCACACCGATCGCGGTCGCGTCTTTTGGGACGGCTTGCGCATCAAAGCGCCGGTGGCGGGCAAGATCATTCTCAACTTGGCGGTGTCGCGCTTTTGCCGCGTGCTGGGAACGCTGCTCCAAAACGGTGTGCCGATCTTGCGGTCGCTGGAGATCAGCAGCGACTCGACCGGCAACCGCGTGCTGTCGGCCGCCATTCAACAGGCCGGGTCGAACATCTCGTCGGGCCAGTCGCTGGCCAAGCCGCTGGCCGCCAGCGGGCTGTTTCCGCAAACGGTGGTTGAGATGATCAGCGTGGCGGAAGAATCGAATAACTTGGAAAACGTGCTGGTCGGCATCGCCGACGGCCTGGATCGTCGGACCGAGCGACAACTCGACCTGATGGTGCGCTTGCTGGAGCCCGCCATGCTGTTGGTGATGGCGGTGGTGATTTTGTTTGTGGTGGTCGCGCTCTTGCTGCCGGTGATGCAGATGAGCGCGGCGATGGGATAGAGCGTTTTGTTCACAGTCAACTCGCATTTTTTGTTAGGAGAACGACCAATGAAAAACCGACCGTCGCAGCGACGCGGCTTCACGTTGATGGAGCTGCTATTGGTGATGGCGATTCTCGTCATCTTGTTGGGTCTGGTGGCCCCGCGATTCATGGGCACGCAGAAGAAGGCCAACATCAATGCGGCCAAGTCGCAAATTGGCCTCTTCAAGAGCCCGCTGGAAATGTACGTGCTCGACATGCAGAGCTATCCCACCACGGAACAAGGGATCATCAGTCTCACCGAGGCGCCCGGCGACTTGGAGAATCCCAAGCAGTGGAAAGGTCCGTACCTCGATTCGGAAATCCCCAAGGATCCGTGGCAGCACGACTATCAATACGCCTTCCCGCCGACGCACAACAAGGAGTTTCCCGATATCTGGTCGTTTGGACCGGATGGCGAAGACGGCACGGAAGACGATATTGGCAACTGGAAGGAAGAGGCGGAAGAGGGTGGCGAGTCGGCAACGTGATCGCCAGCGCAAAGCCTGCTCGTTCGCCGCGCCAGTGGCTGGCGCGCCGTGCTCACGCGGCGCGCATCATGGCGATGCCGCGCGCCCGGCAAGGATTCACGCTGCTCGAGCTAATGCTGGTGCTGGGGTTGATTGTGGCGATTGGCGGATTGAGCTGGCCCGCGCTGCGCGGGCCGCTCGCCAATCAGCGCTTGCACGCAGCAGCGAAGCAGGTGCGCGTGGAGCTAGCCCGCGCGCGGCTGGCCGCCATCGAGGCGGGGGAGGCACAGCGGTTTCAATTTGTGCCCACTGGCAGCACGTATCGGGTGGGGGTGGATCGTGTGTTGCTCGCGCCGGCCGATGGCTCGCAAGGGGCCGACGACAATGGGCCGCGCTTGACCGCCGACGGCAGTGAATCTGCGCCGACGGAATTGGCGCCCGAAGCGGCTGAGCCGCAGCGCTGGAACGAGTTCGAACTGCCCGAAGGAGTGAAGTTCGCCGAATTGCCAGTGGAGCAGATCGCCGCGCCCACCGCGCAGCCGCTCGCGCCTCCCAGCGTGGAAGAGGAACTAGACCCGACGGCGATTGGTCAGGCCTGGGCGCCGCCGATTGTGTTTCAACCCGATGGCACGACGCAGAACGCCGAACTATCGCTGCAGAATGAACGCGGCATGCGGATCGCGGTTCGCCTGCGTGGACTGACCGGCGGCGCCGTGCTTGGCCCGTTGGAATTGGTGGAAGACGATCCGCTGGCGCCAACGCAACCGGCGCCAGACGAAGCCGCGGCGGAGCCGGCGCCATGAACACGCGGCGGCGAGGGTTTTCGCTCATCGAGGTGCTGCTGGCCAGCGCCATCTTGATGGGCGCCATCGTCGTGTTGGGTGAGTTGGTCCGCCTGGGCAATCGCAGCGCGCGCGCCGCGCGTGACGAAGCGACGGCGCAACTGCTCTGCGAATCGAAGATGGCCGAGATTGTTGCCGGCGTCGAACCGATCGCCGAAGTCGCCGAAACGCCGCTGATCGACTCGCCGGGCTGGCTCTACTCGGTCGCCGCGCTGCCGCTGGGACAACCCGGGCTGACCTCGATCGTGGTGACGGTACGGCAAGACTTGCCCCCCGAGCGCCGTCCGGTCGAGTATCGACTGACGCGATGGCAGTTCCAAGGGCGACCAGCCAATGCGACGGGCGACCCCTCGGAAACCGATTCGCAGATGCGCGGCCTCGATCCGCTGGCGTCGCCTCCGTCCTCGCCGCCTGCGCCACCTCCAATGGGAGGGCTGCCATGATCGCGCGCCGCGGTTTCACGCTGCTCGAAGTGATGTTGGCCATGTTATTGTCGACGGCGCTATTGGCCGGGCTGTGGACGGCGATGAGTCTGCACCTCAAGGCGTTCGACACCGGGCGGATGGAAGTCGAACAGACGCAACTGGTGCGAGCGCTGTTGCAAAAGATCGCCACTGACCTGCGGCGCACCGTGCCCGACGTGCCGACGCCGGCGACCAGCGGCGGCGCAGCGCCAGCGGCCGATCCATTGCATCCGCTGACAGCGACACCCGGCGGCGCGACTCCATTGCCGAACGGGACAAGTCCCACGGGGGTGGCGCCGGCGCCAACGGCAACAGCGCCAATAACAACTGCGAGCAGCGCGCCGGCATCCACTCGGGCGTCACAGCAACCTGCGCCCATGTCGACGCCGCTGGGCACGCCTGCGGGAGGCTCGGCCACGGCTGGCGCGCCGACGATGGCTGGTAGCTCAAGTGTCGCGCATGGGGCGCCGCAAGATCTGGCCAGTTTGGTGGGCACATCGCGGCAGCTTCGCCTGCGCGTCAGTCAGCCCAGCGATGCGCCCGACCTGTTGGATGTAAGTGATGGCGTCTCGGAGACGCAGGTGCGTCTGCCAGACGACTTGACGACCGTTTTTTACTGGCTGGCGCAGGGCGCCGGCGAGCAGCCGGCGACGACCATGGCCGAGATGCCGCAAGGCGATGCACTACTGCAGCACGATGGGGCTTGGCTGCGGCCACCCAGTTTGGAGAACAGTCCCAACGCCGCGCTGGCCGCCGAAGGCGCCACCGATGAAGACCAATGGCAAATCTGGTTCGACCGCGCTGAGATGCCGGCGGAGGAGCAGCGAACCGATCCGGCGCTGATTATGGCGACCGAGGTGCAAGGCCTGCGATTTCGCTATCTGGCCGATGGCGCGTGGCACGACGCCTGGAACAGCGCCGAGCGCGGTGGGCTCCCCGCTGCTGTGGAGATTTCGCTCTTGTTGCGAAAAGAGACTTCGGCCGTTGAATCCGCGCTGCCAATTACCGAGGAGCCGACAGAAGAGATTCGCCCAGACTTTCGACTCGTCGTGCTGTTGCCGACCACACCCGCCAAAGCGCCGCCTGCCTCCACTGCGTTGCCGAATCCCGCCGCGCCAACACCGGCAGTGCAGCCGGCCACCCCGCCCGCGCACCCCTTGCCTCCGGTGACGCCGCCTCCCAAACTGCCGTCGCGCAACTATCGAGAGGGGGGGCTATGAACGATAAAGTCTCGCCTGCCCGTCAGCCGCGCGGCGGGTTTGTGCTGGTGGTGGTGCTCATTGTCATTGCGATGCTCAGTTTTGGCGGCTACGCCTTTAGCGAGTTGATGCTCGCCGAGCACAAGGCCGCGCGCTTGCAGGGCGAAAGTGTCCAAGCGCGGGCATTGGCGCAGTCGGGGGTCGAGTTGGCCAGCGCCTACCTTTCGTTGCCGGCCAAGGAGCGGCAGGAGTTTGGCGGCCATCTGCAAAATCCGGAGCGCTTTCAAGGCGTGTTGGTGATGGGGGGAGAGGCCGGAGAGCGCGTCGGGCGGGTGACATTGATCGCGCCGCCGCGCGTGGAAGAGACGCCGCCGAAGCTGCGTTTTGGCTTGGCGACGGAATCGTCGCGCCTGAATTTAGCGACGCTGCTCGACTGGGAGGCCGCGCAGCCTGGCGCGGCCCGCGCCGCGCTGTTGAACTTGCCCGCCATGACCGAAGACCTGGCCGACGCAATCTTGGATTGGATCGACGCGGACGACGCGCCGCGCGAGTTTGGGGCGGAGAGTGAGCACTACGACAAGCTAGAGCCGGCATACAGCCCGCCTAACCGCGTGCCAGCCACATTGGACGAACTATTGTGGGTGCGCGGCGTGACGCGGGCGCTGCTCTACGGCGAAGACCGCAACCGCAACGGCTATGTCGATGCGCATGAGCTCGACCTGGCCGACCCCGCGCGCGACCAACAAAAGTCCTCCGGCCCCTTTGGCTGGGCGGCGTATCTCACGCTGGCCAGCGCCGAGGGGGGCGCGGCGGCGGGGCAAGCGAAGATCGATCTCAATAGCGACGATCTCAAGAAGTTATACGACGACCTGCTGCGCGCGCTCGATCAGGAAGCGGCGACATTCATCGTGGCCTATCGGCAGTTTGGCCCCTATGCCGGCTCTGCGGCCAACAGTGATGGTCAACCGCTTCCCCCCGATCTTGAGTTGCCGGCCAAGTTTCGGATCGAGTCGGTGCTCGATCTGATTGCCGCTCGGGTGCAGGTGGCGCATCCCAACTTGCCGCCGCTAGTGCTCCCCTCTCCGTTCGCCAATGAGCGCGCCGCCATGCAAGAGTATTTGCCGCGGCTATCCGACCTGACCACGACTGCCGGCGGTCGGGTCGTGGGGCGGATCAACGTGAACGAGGCGCCGCGCGAGGTGCTGATGTGCGTGCCCGGCATTGGCGCCGGCTTGGTGGAAGACATCATCTCCAAGCGCGGTCGCGAGCCAGAGGCGATCAGCGAAGAACGTCGGCATGTGACTTGGCTGCTTACCGAGGGGCTCGTTGATCTGGAACAAATGAAGCAATTAGCCAAGTTTTTGACCGCTGGCGGAGATGTATTTCGAGCGCAAACCATTGGCTATCTTGCAGATGGGCCAATTTGTCGGGCCGAGTTTGTGCTCGATGCTACCGAGGGGCGCGCGCGGCTGGTATCCTGGATAGACCTGGAGCGGCTCGGTCGAGGATACGACTACGAACTGCTAGGGAACAATCTCGCCACGAATTCACGCCCCAACACTCCCACCCCATAACGGCGATCGACTGGCACGCACCGGCCAGTCAGCGCCAACCCAGTCGGAATGGAATCCGCGACGGCTGCCCCGCTGCATGCAGGCGCGAGGCCACACCCCCCCAGGAGCAGGAGAACCACAATGCCGCGATTGCTGGCCATTGAATGGGACCTTCAAGAAGCCCGTTATGTGGTGGCGACGACCGCGCGCGCCAAGCTGGTCGTCGAGCAAGCAGGTTCCATCCCCTTGCCGCAGCCGGAAGATGGCGAACGCTTGAGCGCGGCCGCGCTGGGCGAGGCGATTCGCGACGGCCTGAAAGAGGCGCGGGCCTATCAAGGGCAGGCGCTGTTGGGCGTAAGCCGCTCGAACATCGAGCTGGCGCATTTGAGCTTGCCCCCCCTGTCCGACGACGAACTACCCGACGCCGTGCGCTATCAGGCTCGCAGCGAACTAGCCAGCTACACCGAGGGGGCCTTGCTCGACTATCTGCCGCTGGCCGGCGCGCCGGGCGAGCCGCGCACCGTGCTGGCCGCATCGCTGGGGCGTGAACAGTTTGAACAAATGCAGGCCGTTTGCGCGGCCGCGGGCATTAAGCCAACACGGCTCTTGGTGCGGCCGCACGCCGCTGGCGGGCACCTTTCTCGGCAAATGCGACCGCGCGAGCAGGTTTCGCTGTTGGTCAACACCCTGGGGGAAGACACCGACCTGACGGTGCTGGTCGACGGCCAGGCGCTGCTTTGCCGCACGGTGCGGTTGCCGAAACCGGCCGAAGGCGAATCGCCCGAGACGCCGCTCTTGTCGGAGATTCGGCGGACGATCTTCGCGGTGCAAAACCAGCCGGGTGGCGGACCGGTGACCGCGGTTTACATCAGCGGCGAGCCGCGCGAGCATCGCGAGCTGGTGACCTTGATTCAAGACGAGCTGTCGCTGGCGGCCGAGGTGTTTCAGCCGTTCGATGGGCTCAAACTGGCTGGCGCGCTGGAGCGCGACCTGCCCGCCAATCCGGGCCGCTTCACGGCGCTGTTGGGCATGCTG encodes the following:
- a CDS encoding neutral/alkaline non-lysosomal ceramidase N-terminal domain-containing protein, whose protein sequence is MKTFRAGAATSNITPPIGTSLNGGMHDRAATHIHDELHARALVLDDGDDRLALVVCDSCMLPGAVIEAGKHHAHELCGMPLDRILVSATHTHSAPTAAPVFQSEPSEEYLEFLALRIGDGIARAVNNLAPAKIGWGRAELADQVFNRRWKMKSGVIPPNPFGQTDQVQMNPGVGSPNLVEPAGPTDPEISFIALKGTDDQPLALFANYSLHYAGDVPGTYVSADYYGAFANRIRHRLAAEHRDPPFVGIMSNGTSGNINNINFREARPQQPPYGQLMMVADRAAEKVAAAYQSVQFHDHAALDSREARLTLGRRLPTTDDVKRAQFILSQAKGEQLGTLEEIYAGETVAMKDLPPTIDLPVQALRIGELGIAAIPCEVFVETGLAIKAESPLKPTFVISLANDYAGYLPTPEHHALGGYETWRARSSFLAVDAEPKIRAQALALLGEMAKL
- a CDS encoding dockerin type I repeat-containing protein, producing the protein MHRSCALAFVYALLCLTLLAGICQAAPTAKLEFMGDALSGNRKWSLFIDPDETLYTGGSPLAVEIAVLVQFPPVSATTVNSTIWDTPNPGNNPFAGTITNGLWSSTDEGVTTLFASFGSIILHEGGPVELLSFETAAGLWTTKLSWGQAASGSPVYGAVISQLVGQNAVSFAGQTGVVGLPGDANFDGFVNGSDYTIWADNFQLTGRSWTDADFNGDGVTDGADYTLWADNFQPVATAAIAVPEPAAQSLVAAGCLVACVHAVSARRRRKARSASRSAV
- a CDS encoding DUF4349 domain-containing protein, whose translation is MYPIGDLLDRRFVLLLLPLVALAGCSQQMVDVEPPTREALASKEAYQAAPQSAAAPRDESQTGGIPGDGMTGGGAASTATGLARKIIYSANIELVVENLTGVPQRVIDLVKQHDGYVADSRQSGETGANRQAFWKVRIPVARFEEFCNAAKGMGELVSAGVSSQDASEEYYDVEARIRNKTKEEARLLTLLEERPGKLEDVIAIERELSRVREELERMQGRMRVLTDLVSLTTVSITIQEIRDYQPPQAPTFATRIRRALEGSLALLKSTAEGGLIALVAVLPWIAVTSVGSAALYTALRLALRAFRRRRALTA
- a CDS encoding EamA family transporter — encoded protein: MDLNEIADKQPEAARWQARGLVLSAAILWSTSGLFVKAPYFAGWPGPVLAFWRALFACVVLLPLVRQARWSWKLLPMTALFAGMNYAYLSAMAEGSAANAIWLQCTAPVWVLLVGVFVFGERAIWRDWLLVAFVAAGVGVILFYESRGADLAASGWGLASGFFYAGVVLSLRQLRAFHPVWLSALNHLVTVAVLAPWALKGDHVPSGIQWALLAGLGILQMGLPYVLFTQGLRRIAGHEATGIGMLEPLLIPLWVYLAWGQRPAWWTVLGGGLILVGLAIRYSQPAPAADALPDEPAPLSA
- the tadA gene encoding Flp pilus assembly complex ATPase component TadA, producing the protein MEAGEILLSKGLLDQRQLQIARDSQGAAARLDQAAVQLGFVTEQQALEALADALGFEFVDLRTYEVNLELLTSFPAKLIHRHAIFPLRAEGESLVVATSDPFDLYALDEAAAAAGQSILPALAVSDEIAKLVKTHLGLAGETIEGLLAQRLEQGQVEVLEELELDGSEEGQAAQEASVVRLVNEILVEAVQARASDIHIEAQAAGMKIRYRIDGVLQTQPAPPEINHFQASIVSRLKIMAHLNIAEKRLPQDGRIKLKVAGREVDVRVSIIPMLHGESIVMRVLDKDRMSFSLRGIGMDEDIYLQFAELIKLPHGIVLVTGPTGSGKTTTLYSALNEIKSEGTKIITTEDPVEYQLPGINQIQVHTKIGLTFAASLRGILRHDPDVVLVGEIRDLETAENAVQASLTGHLVFSTLHTNDAAGAYMRLSDMGVEPFLVASTVEGVMAQRLVRTLCKHCKQPQTIDADSLPADFPWDEYHQRGEPIFAPVGCKECRGTGYAGRVGLYELLVTNDEIRSLANERISSQKLKAAAVRGGMKTLRQNGWRKVLEGRTSVDETMRVAKAD